Proteins from one Dermacentor variabilis isolate Ectoservices chromosome 1, ASM5094787v1, whole genome shotgun sequence genomic window:
- the LOC142565013 gene encoding uncharacterized protein LOC142565013 isoform X2 codes for MLASSSWGQVVSGLFNSVFSLGLVACIVSHYRMGARSWSERRSRPAPHDPQPYQHVLLPPVQSALYSSASAAERQRAALAAARDAQVRAASVRADLALELPPTVALPEEHPLAGSVRLRDADQEQELYGACVRAPPNRTVRDGSPPCGGGRLRRVVVRSNSVTPCNRTARWHSPDCQRPGGV; via the exons CGTCCTGGGGCCAGGTGGTGAGCGGCCTGTTCAACTCGGTGTTCAGCCTGGGGCTGGTCGCCTGCATCGTGAGCCACTACAGGATGGGCGCCCGGTCGTGGAGTGAGCGGCGCAGTCGGCCGGCGCCCCACGACCCGCAGCCCTACCAGCACGTGCTCCTTCCGCCCGTGCAGTCG GCGCTGTACTCGTCGGCGAGCGCGGCGGAGCGCCAGCGGGCCGCCCTGGCCGCGGCGCGCGACGCCCAAGTGCGCGCGGCGTCGGTGCGCGCCGACCTGGCGCTCGAGCTGCCGCCGACGGTGGCGCTTCCCGAGGAGCACCCGCTGGCCGGCAGCGTGCGGCTTCGCGACGCCGACCAGGAGCAGGAGCTGTAcggcgcgtgcgtgcgcgcgccgcCCAACCGGACGGTGCGCGATGGGAGCCCGCCGTGCGGCGGCGGCCGGCTGCGGCGCGTCGTCGTGCGCTCCAACTCGGTGACCCCCTGCAACCGGACTGCGCGCTGGCATAGCCCGGACTGCCAGCGGCCCGGGGGCGTTTGA